The Ananas comosus cultivar F153 linkage group 20, ASM154086v1, whole genome shotgun sequence region TATTATATCTATGAACTTCATGTATAAAATCATCCCCCCTTGCTCTTTTCCTTTCAAACAAGATCTcaacctcttcttcctcttcacacAATAGCAATCCTCTCTTATTCATTAGTGGTGTTCTTCTACTCAAGGGAGAATGAAGGGAGAAGCCATTGAGCAAGGAGAAACTTCAAGGGCCCCCATGGCTAGAGGAATCAATAGAGGGACATCCATTTTAGACCTAATCCTTCGCCTCCTCGCGCTCATCGGCACACTAGGGAGTGCCATTGCCATGGGGACAACTAATGAGACCCTCCCTTTCTTCACTCAGTTCATTCAGTTCAAGGCGGAGTACAACGATCTCCCGACGTTCACGTAAGCGAGTAAATTGTTCATTAATTACCGCGAACTTTGCAGTGCCTAAGCTTGAAAATTTTGATGCAAGCTTTGTTTGGTCCCATTTTTTCGACAGCTTCTTTGTGGTTGCGAATTCGGTGGTGTGTGTTTATCTTGTCCTATCCATTCCGCTGTCCATAGTGCACATCATCAAGACCAGGGCAAGATATAGTAGGTTGATCCTGATCTTCTTCGATGCGGTGAGACATATTTTGCAACACAATATTTCTTAATCAATAGATGAACAAAAACAAGGTCTTATATTTCTTTGAACGGCTGGGGAACAACTtctctattttaaaaaactagaaaatctttaaaaagttctaatttgaaacttctatttTTGGTACAGTAAAAAGTTATAGAGATTATCATAATGAAAAAAAACTATTAGTGCTTTTTCCAAAAACTCTGGTCAAGTCAAACAAGTGCTAAGAAGTGGTTCAAATAGTtaaattcttcttttcttttgaactATATATGTGAAGGCAATGCTAGCTCTCTTGACGGCGGGGGCTTCAGCAGCGGCGGCAATCGTCTACTTAGCGCACAAGGGCAACGTAAGGGCAAACTGGTTTGCGATTTGCCAACAATTCAACTCCTTCTGCGAGCGCATCTCCGGTTCGCTGATAGGCTCCTTCGCGGCGATCATCATGATGATCCTGCTCATCTTCCTATCCGCTTTCGCTCTCGCGAGGCATTGAGAGTTCATGAATCATATATGATCATCAGAGAGCAAGTTCATCCTTTTATTTTGTGGGGAGGAATGTGTGCTTATTTTGTTGTGTGCAATGTTCTTTGTTCCATTTTATTTCTCATTTGTGTTGGCCATTAAGGCCTCTTTGCTTTTCTCCTATGTGTtgtagtcaaaaaaaaaaaaaaaggtttgtttATGTAAAACCCATGataattaagtttgaaaagAAATGGCTAAATTGCACTATATATTGTCCTCGAACTTCTAGCAAGATTTCAATTTAATCTTCGGTGTTTCAACTTTTTCGTCTTCAAGACCCTAACTTTCGCATTATGAtagacaaaaatatatattataattactttAAAATGAAGTGAGAAGTGTTGATCGTAAGGATTAACCGACTATCCCAAAAGTATGTACTAATAGAAAGAATACACCTATCGTATTTAAGGGTTAGCTCAATAACAACGTTCACGAGTTTTGACCTGATTAAACGTATTAGTCTCCTAGATTTATTATAACGGAACAGAAAGTTAGATTTATTTCCGTCAACaagaagagataaaaaaaaaatcaaaatttcaaataaatctaAGGTCAAGAACCCTTGGAGACATTAAAACAAGAAGAAAGTAACAAATGatcttaaaaaggaaaaaaagaagctatTTGTATTCAACTAGAGGAATAGAGAGACcataaaaaaagatatgaaaatgaTTGTGATTAATAGCATTAAGGTCCCCTAAAATCTTTATATACAACATGATGGAGCCAAATGCAAATTGAATAACCATTCCTTGCAATGAATAAAGCCTAGTGCTTGAATTTTAGGATGTTTAATTACTTAAGTAAGCTATAGAACATCTTTTCAAATAGCAAATTACTCAAAATAaggattaataatattattaattcctCTCTAATTAGGCAAGGAAAGTGATCAACTCATCCAGTGATTTGAGAGTCTTCTCGTAGTAGAGATATGATTCATACACTTTTGGAGTACGTACATATCGATCCAACTGCAACACACagacacacaaaaaaaaaaaagaaaaaaaaagagagttaaaTATTACAGTAGAGAAAGTTACCAAAAGCATGTGTTTAACCAATGAagattataattaaatatctagaactagaaaacaaaaaaaaaaaaaaaaaaagtttagggtACCTCCCAAACTTTAACTACCGGATAATAATAtgttttgtttctattttcaaCTACAGTTATTTATAATGATTTATATGAATGGCGCATTAAAGGAAATGAGGTTGTACAGTAATATTGTTGTACTTGTTAAACAACACGGCGTTCTACAGTAGGAGGAGGAGAGTTAAATAAGCGGTAAACGGTGCCATGCATGCACGTACGTAAGTACGTACCTCGGACATGTTGTCGACGACCTCGTTGGCGGTTTTGATGTAGGAGGCCCGGCGCCCCTCGGGCACGGTGGCGAGGGCGTTCTTGAGGTCGGCGTCGAGGTACGCCGCCTTGAGCCGGACGTAGAACAGCACGTAGCGCCACGACATGGTGTCGAGCATGTGGCGCATGTCGCGGAGCCCCTCCGCCGTGTGCCGGAtccgcgccgccgcctcctccggcgACAGCCCCGGCTGGAAGTACTTCTCCTTGATGAACGACCGCGTCCCCCACGCcatctccgccgcctccgccgggggcggcgccgccggccgccgcgcgtggagcgccgccgccgccgcgaggaCCGTGGACGCCACGGNatatatatatatatatatatatatatatatatatatatatatatatatatatatatatatattgcacgcatggaattaattaaacaaagaaCTACAATTGCATACCATAATCTTTGCTCCATTGAGTGAAATAAGGAAAGAGAGCTTGCGAATAGTCGACAAAACCTCGCCCCTTCGCCACCGTCGCCGGCCGCGGGCTCCTCCTCGTCATCTCCCGTAGATTACCGGAGACGAACGACGGCGGCGGCCCCTCGATCCCTTGCTCCCTAAAAGCCTCTCTGATCctcttagttttctttttttcaccttCATTTTTCTCTTCACTGTTGccgctttatatatatatatatatatatatatatagttatatgagtaggacttgtgtgctattagaagcgCGGAGGTCTCGATGCACTGTAAGCGCGGTGGTTATTAAAGggacaaagaaaaaaaaccctaaattctaCCTAAGACTAACTTTTGAATGGTGATAGCAGCATTTGTCAACCTACCAACTTAGCCGAAGTTAAAAATGCACTGTAAACTCATAGCAACAAGACAAAGCATTGTCCCTTTAATAACCACCACTCCTCCCTCCAAACCGGATCTAATCcgtccttctctttttcttttcctttttctttttcttttctttttgtcggGGGAGTAAATTAAAGAGAATCCGATTCATTATACCACAATCTACTACCAGATCACTAAAATTGCACAACCAACACAAATGTTTGTCCCAGCAAGGAGATCGAGCATCCAGCAACGCAGAATCTACATTAAACCCCTCAAATTTGACCAAAAGACACTAAGATCTTGGAATCGGAGGGGTGATCCAGCCCCAAACCCTAGATCACGCCGAATCGACGGAAGATCGAGGCAATGCGGGGGGAGGATGCACGCACGTACCCGATCGATCCATTGGCGCGACTCGTCGGTGAAGTCGAAGGCGGGGTCGTCGAGGAGCTCCGCCTTGACGACGGAAGATGTTTCGCGGAGAGGAGATCGACACGAGATGAGAGAGAATGCCGCAGGGAGGACATGGTCAGAGCTCGCCATGGGAGATCACGGGAGAGAGCTTGCCATGGTAAGAGTTCGCCATGGTGAGGTTTGAGGATTGAGAAGAGATTGGGGGTTTGGGGGAGATGATGATCTGTTGAGGCAGGGGAgtg contains the following coding sequences:
- the LOC109725791 gene encoding casparian strip membrane protein 3-like, with protein sequence MKGEAIEQGETSRAPMARGINRGTSILDLILRLLALIGTLGSAIAMGTTNETLPFFTQFIQFKAEYNDLPTFTFFVVANSVVCVYLVLSIPLSIVHIIKTRARYSRLILIFFDAAMLALLTAGASAAAAIVYLAHKGNVRANWFAICQQFNSFCERISGSLIGSFAAIIMMILLIFLSAFALARH
- the LOC109725602 gene encoding photosynthetic NDH subunit of lumenal location 2, chloroplastic — translated: MLNLLAHTHHSRVVLSTHHSPHFHSPMGTFVKHLILSHASLSSSSSPGHRRSSXXVASTVLAAAAALHARRPAAPPPAEAAEMAWGTRSFIKEKYFQPGLSPEEAAARIRHTAEGLRDMRHMLDTMSWRYVLFYVRLKAAYLDADLKNALATVPEGRRASYIKTANEVVDNMSELDRYVRTPKVYESYLYYEKTLKSLDELITFLA